The Neodiprion virginianus isolate iyNeoVirg1 chromosome 5, iyNeoVirg1.1, whole genome shotgun sequence genome contains a region encoding:
- the LOC124305421 gene encoding regulatory-associated protein of mTOR isoform X5, which yields MVTGDLFYSPTMSESVDNRNGNKHDQYNNTHPDDVDWKLPIAFNKPRHTATIEGVNCITQTWRMKERMKTVSVALVLCLNVGVDPPDVVKTQPCARLECWIDPQLMSPQKALEMIGKNLQLQYERWQPRARYKQSLDPTVEEVKKLCTSLRRNAKEERVLFHYNGHGVPKPTSNGEIWVFNRTYTQYIPLSVYDLQTWMGAPSIYVYDCSNAGIIVDSFQQFAEQHEREYEMEKQAVQHNRTAGVASATAPSYKNCIQLAACAASQILPMNPDLPADIFTACLTTPITIALRWFVMQNTSKLVPKVSLDLIDKIPGQLSDRRTMLGELNWIFTAITDTIAWNTLPRDLFQRLFRQDLLVASLFRNFLLAERILRSYDCTPVSFPKLPPTFQHPMWQAWDLALDLSLAQLAAVLESETLFVHSPFFEEQLTAFQVWLTLGSKSRNPPEQLPIVLQVLLSQVHRLRALELLGKFLDLGPWAVNLALSVGIFPYVLKLLQSNARELRPLLVFIWAKILAVDSTCQADLVRDHGHKYFLSVLQDPTIPSEHRTLAAFVLASIVNNYPAGQEAALKGSLVSICLEQLGDPNPLLRQWLCLCLARLWHNYDAARWCGVRDIAHEKLYTLLQDPIPEVRAAAVYALGTFINSVTKRSEHANNIDQIIAMTLINTVSHDMSPLVRKELVVALQWMVLHFENSFVTLAVAEENSRRDPVVETLSPFTGQSSFGNLPSLSYGSVYMKLWHGLCSLDSDPHPSVATMSQKVTNHIRNQVKECSVPKEVTEAKLPSISLPPSPSSRASFLTKGESLPTVSATSEILRPPRVPLHGSRTRKTPPINTITEEADEVLGFKNPLTTSLFVEWSCAQFAQPVSLESETESTNDIESRAHYEREWRYLRNKKQRRDAKEEQIRVARGRLESQVFHTRSPQPPEVVTFHPFDKHLAVAAKDCFGIWDWQTGTRLTYCTSRGSKMARVTALGFINSHDVALLMTGSDDGSVRIWKNYCNMLGRDPTLLTAWQALADAQPASKSPSAGVPGSTVHNSASAGLITSWEQRSLTLAVTGDVRIVRLWDAETELKKQDIPTGADICATCLDTDGSGTLMALGCGDGSVRLFDRRLPPHEARVMTWREHTAWVLGAYFRGTATGAPRLITGSLSGDIRFFDLRKNSSVNTVQTAQGITAMAVHNVADIFTCASMNQCISVYNMSGQNLNAIKSYEGFMGTRIGPVSCLNFHPYRVVLAAGCMDSSVSVYASEPRR from the exons ATGGTTACTGGTGATTTATTTTACTCGCCAACAATGTCGGAGAGCGTGGATAACCGAAACGGGAACAAACACGAtcagtataataatacacatcCAGACGACGTCGACTGGAAATTACCAATCGCTTTCAACAAGCCGAGGCACACAGCGACGATTGAAGGGGTTAATTGCATCACGCAGACATGGCGAATGAAGGAACGG ATGAAAACTGTGAGCGTCGCGCTCGTTTTATGCCTCAACGTTGGCGTCGATCCACCGGACGTCGTCAAAACTCAACCCTGTGCTCGACTCGAGTGTTGGATCG ACCCACAGTTGATGAGCCCACAAAAGGCTCTAGAGATGATTGGAAAAAACCTTCAACTGCAGTATGAGCGATGGCAACCACGTGCAAGGTACAAGCAAAGCCTTGATCCGACTGTCGAGGAAGTAAAAAAACTATGCACGTCATTGCGTCGCAATGCCAAGGAGGAGAGGGTTCTATTCCACTATAATGGTCACGGAGTTCCTAAACCCACCAGCAATGGAGAAATATGGGTTTTCAACAGG acATACACGCAGTACATTCCTCTGTCGGTGTATGATCTGCAAACATGGATGGGAGCACCTTCTATCTATGTATACGACTGTTCAAATGCTGGAATCATCGTTGATTCCTTTCAGCAGTTTGCTGAACAGCATGAACGGGAATACGAG atGGAAAAGCAGGCAGTTCAGCACAATAGGACGGCGGGCGTAGCCAGCGCGACTGCCCCTTCTTACAAGAATTGTATACAGCTGGCAGCTTGTGCTGCTAGTCAAATACTTCCGATGAATCCTGATTTGCCTGCAGATATATTCACAGCTTGTCTTACAACTCCCATTACAATTGCATTACGCTG GTTCGTCATGCAGAATACATCAAAATTAGTGCCTAAGGTGTCCCTAGACCTTATCGATAA aataCCAGGTCAGTTGTCAGATCGCAGGACGATGCTAGGTGAACTAAATTGGATCTTTACGGCTATAACAGACACCATTGCTTGGAATACGTTACCTAGAG ATCTGTTCCAAAGATTATTTAGACAAGACTTACTAGTAGCTAGTTTATTTAGAAACTTTTTGTTGGCGGAAAGGATCCTTCGATCCTATGACTGTACACCTGTTTCATTCCCAAAACTACCACCAACGTTTCAA CACCCAATGTGGCAGGCTTGGGATTTGGCTCTTGACCTCTCTTTAGCTCAACTAGCAGCGGTATTGGAATCGGAGACTTTATTTGTTCACTCGCCATTTTTCGAAGAACAACTCACAGCCTTCCAAGTATGGCTTACGTTAGGTTCAAAGTCTCGCAACCCTCCCGAACAACTGCCAATTGTATTACAAGTATTGCTGAGCCAAGTACACAGGCTCAGAGCTTTGGAATTGCTTGGAAAGTTCCTTGACCTTGGACCATGGGCTGTAAACCTAGCCCTAAGCGTTGGGATATTTCCTTACGTTTTGAAATTACTACAGAGCAATGCAAGAGAATTAAGACCCTTGTTAGTTTTCATATGGGCAAAAATCCTTGCGGTGGACAGT aCGTGTCAGGCAGATCTAGTGCGCGACCATggacataaatattttctttccgttCTTCAAGATCCTACAATACCG AGCGAGCACCGAACTTTAGCTGCGTTTGTCTTGGCTAGTATCGTAAACAACTATCCAGCAGGGCAGGAAGCTGCTCTGAAAGGTAGTCTTGTGTCAATTTGTCTGGAGCAACTAGGTGACCCAAATCCTCTACTACGACAGTGGCTATGCCTGTGCCTTGCCAGACTTTGGCATAATTATGATGCAGCTAGGTGGTGCGGAGTCAGAGATATTGCGCATGAAAAACTCTACACTCTTTTGCAAGATCCAATACCTGAG GTCAGAGCAGCTGCGGTCTACGCTCTAGGAACATTCATAAACAGTGTCACTAAAAGAAGTGAACATGCCAATAATATTGATCAAATTATCGCCATGACGCTTATAAATACTGTTAGTCACGATATGAGCCCTCTTGTGAGAAAG GAATTAGTCGTCGCTTTGCAATGGATGGTGCTACATTTTGAAAACTCGTTTGTAACTTTGGCAGTTGCTGAAGAAAATAGTAGGCGGGATCCGGTCGTCGAGACTTTATCTCCATTCACAG GTCAATCATCATTTGGTAATCTTCCAAGCTTGTCTTACGGAAGTGTGTACATGAAATTGTGGCATGGCCTCTGTAGCCTCGATAGTGATCCGCATCCTTCGGTCGCTACAATGTCTCAGAAAGTTACGAACCACATTCGTAATCAG GTCAAAGAATGTTCAGTACCAAAAGAGGTAACAGAGGCAAAGCTACCATCAATCTCCCTTCCCCCGTCGCCATCTAGTCGAGCTAGCTTTCTGAC TAAGGGAGAGTCTCTTCCTACAGTCAGCGCTACCTCGGAAATTCTACGCCCTCCAAGGGTACCACTACACGGAAGTCGGACGAGAAAAACACCTCCGATTAATACA ATAACTGAAGAGGCTGATGAGGTTTTGGGTTTCAAAAATCCATTGACAACGTCCTTATTCGTCGAATGGAGTTGCGCCCAATTTGCTCAACCGGTCAGTTTAGAGAGTGAAACAGAATCCACCAATGACATAGAGAGTAGAGCTCACTATGAACGGGAGTGGAG ATATCTTCGAAACAAGAAACAACGAAGAGACGCAAAAGAGGAACAGATCAGAGTTGCGCGGGGAAGATTAGAGTCTCAGGTCTTTCATACACGAAGCCCTCAACCTCCTGAAGTTGTTACTTTCCACCCATTTGACAAGCATCTGGCTGTCGCAGCAAAAGATTGTTTCGG AATATGGGACTGGCAAACCGGTACAAGACTTACATACTGCACAAGCCGCGGGAGTAAAATGGCTCGTGTAACTGCATTAGGTTTCATAAATTCTCACGACGTAGCACTTCTGATGACTGGATCTGATGACGGCTCTGTAagaatatggaaaaattattgtaacatGTTGGGTCGTGACCCTACGCTCCTCACAGCTTGGCAAGCCTTAGCAGATGCACAACCTGCTTCAAAGAGTCCCAGTG CTGGTGTCCCTGGTTCAACAGTACACAATTCAGCTTCAGCCGGCCTTATCACCAGCTGGGAACAGCGCTCGCTAACACTAGCCGTTACTGGGGACGTGCGCATAGTGCGACTCTGGGACGCTGAAACCGAATTGAAGAAACAAGATATACCCACTGGGGCGGACATCTGTGCTACATGTCTAGACACGGATGGTTCTG GCACTTTGATGGCTCTGGGATGCGGTGATGGATCGGTGCGTCTTTTCGATCGTCGGCTTCCACCTCATGAAGCAAGAGTGATGACATGGAGAGAGCACACAGCCTGGGTTCTTGGTGCTTACTTCAGGGGTACGGCGACAGGTGCCCCCCGACTTATCACAGGCTCATTATCTGGAGATATTAGATTCTTCGATCTCAGAAAGAATTCATCTGTTAACACAGTTCAAACCGCCCAAGGAATAACTGCTATGGCTGTTCACAATGTTGCCGACATTTTTACCTG TGCATCTATGAACCAATGCATCAGTGTTTACAATATGTCAGGCCAAAACTTGAACGCAATAAAGTCCTACGAAGGTTTCATGGGTACTCGAATCGGTCCAGTCAGCTGTCTCAACTTCCATCCATACAGAGTGGTACTGGCAGCAGGCTGCATGGACAGTTCCGTATCCGTTTACGCTTCTGAGCCGCGCAGATGA
- the LOC124305421 gene encoding regulatory-associated protein of mTOR isoform X3 produces MVTGDLFYSPTMSESVDNRNGNKHDQYNNTHPDDVDWKLPIAFNKPRHTATIEGVNCITQTWRMKERMKTVSVALVLCLNVGVDPPDVVKTQPCARLECWIDPQLMSPQKALEMIGKNLQLQYERWQPRARYKQSLDPTVEEVKKLCTSLRRNAKEERVLFHYNGHGVPKPTSNGEIWVFNRTYTQYIPLSVYDLQTWMGAPSIYVYDCSNAGIIVDSFQQFAEQHEREYEMEKQAVQHNRTAGVASATAPSYKNCIQLAACAASQILPMNPDLPADIFTACLTTPITIALRWFVMQNTSKLVPKVSLDLIDKIPGQLSDRRTMLGELNWIFTAITDTIAWNTLPRDLFQRLFRQDLLVASLFRNFLLAERILRSYDCTPVSFPKLPPTFQHPMWQAWDLALDLSLAQLAAVLESETLFVHSPFFEEQLTAFQVWLTLGSKSRNPPEQLPIVLQVLLSQVHRLRALELLGKFLDLGPWAVNLALSVGIFPYVLKLLQSNARELRPLLVFIWAKILAVDSTCQADLVRDHGHKYFLSVLQDPTIPSEHRTLAAFVLASIVNNYPAGQEAALKGSLVSICLEQLGDPNPLLRQWLCLCLARLWHNYDAARWCGVRDIAHEKLYTLLQDPIPEVRAAAVYALGTFINSVTKRSEHANNIDQIIAMTLINTVSHDMSPLVRKELVVALQWMVLHFENSFVTLAVAEENSRRDPVVETLSPFTGMRRIGSRDRLKILSPNNAYGTDTTDFSQDRMKRVSSSSSISSLGNNWEFVRKPCESIGQSSFGNLPSLSYGSVYMKLWHGLCSLDSDPHPSVATMSQKVTNHIRNQVKECSVPKEVTEAKLPSISLPPSPSSRASFLTKGESLPTVSATSEILRPPRVPLHGSRTRKTPPINTITEEADEVLGFKNPLTTSLFVEWSCAQFAQPVSLESETESTNDIESRAHYEREWRYLRNKKQRRDAKEEQIRVARGRLESQVFHTRSPQPPEVVTFHPFDKHLAVAAKDCFGIWDWQTGTRLTYCTSRGSKMARVTALGFINSHDVALLMTGSDDGSVRIWKNYCNMLGRDPTLLTAWQALADAQPASKSPSASAGLITSWEQRSLTLAVTGDVRIVRLWDAETELKKQDIPTGADICATCLDTDGSGTLMALGCGDGSVRLFDRRLPPHEARVMTWREHTAWVLGAYFRGTATGAPRLITGSLSGDIRFFDLRKNSSVNTVQTAQGITAMAVHNVADIFTCASMNQCISVYNMSGQNLNAIKSYEGFMGTRIGPVSCLNFHPYRVVLAAGCMDSSVSVYASEPRR; encoded by the exons ATGGTTACTGGTGATTTATTTTACTCGCCAACAATGTCGGAGAGCGTGGATAACCGAAACGGGAACAAACACGAtcagtataataatacacatcCAGACGACGTCGACTGGAAATTACCAATCGCTTTCAACAAGCCGAGGCACACAGCGACGATTGAAGGGGTTAATTGCATCACGCAGACATGGCGAATGAAGGAACGG ATGAAAACTGTGAGCGTCGCGCTCGTTTTATGCCTCAACGTTGGCGTCGATCCACCGGACGTCGTCAAAACTCAACCCTGTGCTCGACTCGAGTGTTGGATCG ACCCACAGTTGATGAGCCCACAAAAGGCTCTAGAGATGATTGGAAAAAACCTTCAACTGCAGTATGAGCGATGGCAACCACGTGCAAGGTACAAGCAAAGCCTTGATCCGACTGTCGAGGAAGTAAAAAAACTATGCACGTCATTGCGTCGCAATGCCAAGGAGGAGAGGGTTCTATTCCACTATAATGGTCACGGAGTTCCTAAACCCACCAGCAATGGAGAAATATGGGTTTTCAACAGG acATACACGCAGTACATTCCTCTGTCGGTGTATGATCTGCAAACATGGATGGGAGCACCTTCTATCTATGTATACGACTGTTCAAATGCTGGAATCATCGTTGATTCCTTTCAGCAGTTTGCTGAACAGCATGAACGGGAATACGAG atGGAAAAGCAGGCAGTTCAGCACAATAGGACGGCGGGCGTAGCCAGCGCGACTGCCCCTTCTTACAAGAATTGTATACAGCTGGCAGCTTGTGCTGCTAGTCAAATACTTCCGATGAATCCTGATTTGCCTGCAGATATATTCACAGCTTGTCTTACAACTCCCATTACAATTGCATTACGCTG GTTCGTCATGCAGAATACATCAAAATTAGTGCCTAAGGTGTCCCTAGACCTTATCGATAA aataCCAGGTCAGTTGTCAGATCGCAGGACGATGCTAGGTGAACTAAATTGGATCTTTACGGCTATAACAGACACCATTGCTTGGAATACGTTACCTAGAG ATCTGTTCCAAAGATTATTTAGACAAGACTTACTAGTAGCTAGTTTATTTAGAAACTTTTTGTTGGCGGAAAGGATCCTTCGATCCTATGACTGTACACCTGTTTCATTCCCAAAACTACCACCAACGTTTCAA CACCCAATGTGGCAGGCTTGGGATTTGGCTCTTGACCTCTCTTTAGCTCAACTAGCAGCGGTATTGGAATCGGAGACTTTATTTGTTCACTCGCCATTTTTCGAAGAACAACTCACAGCCTTCCAAGTATGGCTTACGTTAGGTTCAAAGTCTCGCAACCCTCCCGAACAACTGCCAATTGTATTACAAGTATTGCTGAGCCAAGTACACAGGCTCAGAGCTTTGGAATTGCTTGGAAAGTTCCTTGACCTTGGACCATGGGCTGTAAACCTAGCCCTAAGCGTTGGGATATTTCCTTACGTTTTGAAATTACTACAGAGCAATGCAAGAGAATTAAGACCCTTGTTAGTTTTCATATGGGCAAAAATCCTTGCGGTGGACAGT aCGTGTCAGGCAGATCTAGTGCGCGACCATggacataaatattttctttccgttCTTCAAGATCCTACAATACCG AGCGAGCACCGAACTTTAGCTGCGTTTGTCTTGGCTAGTATCGTAAACAACTATCCAGCAGGGCAGGAAGCTGCTCTGAAAGGTAGTCTTGTGTCAATTTGTCTGGAGCAACTAGGTGACCCAAATCCTCTACTACGACAGTGGCTATGCCTGTGCCTTGCCAGACTTTGGCATAATTATGATGCAGCTAGGTGGTGCGGAGTCAGAGATATTGCGCATGAAAAACTCTACACTCTTTTGCAAGATCCAATACCTGAG GTCAGAGCAGCTGCGGTCTACGCTCTAGGAACATTCATAAACAGTGTCACTAAAAGAAGTGAACATGCCAATAATATTGATCAAATTATCGCCATGACGCTTATAAATACTGTTAGTCACGATATGAGCCCTCTTGTGAGAAAG GAATTAGTCGTCGCTTTGCAATGGATGGTGCTACATTTTGAAAACTCGTTTGTAACTTTGGCAGTTGCTGAAGAAAATAGTAGGCGGGATCCGGTCGTCGAGACTTTATCTCCATTCACAGGTATGCGTCGGATCGGTTCGAGAGATagattaaaaattctttcgccAAATAACGCTTACGGCACGGATACGACAGATTTTAGCCAAGATCGCATGAAGAGAGTATCGTCTTCTTCGTCCATCAGTAGTTTAG GAAACAACTGGGAATTTGTAAGAAAACCATGTGAATCAATCG GTCAATCATCATTTGGTAATCTTCCAAGCTTGTCTTACGGAAGTGTGTACATGAAATTGTGGCATGGCCTCTGTAGCCTCGATAGTGATCCGCATCCTTCGGTCGCTACAATGTCTCAGAAAGTTACGAACCACATTCGTAATCAG GTCAAAGAATGTTCAGTACCAAAAGAGGTAACAGAGGCAAAGCTACCATCAATCTCCCTTCCCCCGTCGCCATCTAGTCGAGCTAGCTTTCTGAC TAAGGGAGAGTCTCTTCCTACAGTCAGCGCTACCTCGGAAATTCTACGCCCTCCAAGGGTACCACTACACGGAAGTCGGACGAGAAAAACACCTCCGATTAATACA ATAACTGAAGAGGCTGATGAGGTTTTGGGTTTCAAAAATCCATTGACAACGTCCTTATTCGTCGAATGGAGTTGCGCCCAATTTGCTCAACCGGTCAGTTTAGAGAGTGAAACAGAATCCACCAATGACATAGAGAGTAGAGCTCACTATGAACGGGAGTGGAG ATATCTTCGAAACAAGAAACAACGAAGAGACGCAAAAGAGGAACAGATCAGAGTTGCGCGGGGAAGATTAGAGTCTCAGGTCTTTCATACACGAAGCCCTCAACCTCCTGAAGTTGTTACTTTCCACCCATTTGACAAGCATCTGGCTGTCGCAGCAAAAGATTGTTTCGG AATATGGGACTGGCAAACCGGTACAAGACTTACATACTGCACAAGCCGCGGGAGTAAAATGGCTCGTGTAACTGCATTAGGTTTCATAAATTCTCACGACGTAGCACTTCTGATGACTGGATCTGATGACGGCTCTGTAagaatatggaaaaattattgtaacatGTTGGGTCGTGACCCTACGCTCCTCACAGCTTGGCAAGCCTTAGCAGATGCACAACCTGCTTCAAAGAGTCCCAGTG CTTCAGCCGGCCTTATCACCAGCTGGGAACAGCGCTCGCTAACACTAGCCGTTACTGGGGACGTGCGCATAGTGCGACTCTGGGACGCTGAAACCGAATTGAAGAAACAAGATATACCCACTGGGGCGGACATCTGTGCTACATGTCTAGACACGGATGGTTCTG GCACTTTGATGGCTCTGGGATGCGGTGATGGATCGGTGCGTCTTTTCGATCGTCGGCTTCCACCTCATGAAGCAAGAGTGATGACATGGAGAGAGCACACAGCCTGGGTTCTTGGTGCTTACTTCAGGGGTACGGCGACAGGTGCCCCCCGACTTATCACAGGCTCATTATCTGGAGATATTAGATTCTTCGATCTCAGAAAGAATTCATCTGTTAACACAGTTCAAACCGCCCAAGGAATAACTGCTATGGCTGTTCACAATGTTGCCGACATTTTTACCTG TGCATCTATGAACCAATGCATCAGTGTTTACAATATGTCAGGCCAAAACTTGAACGCAATAAAGTCCTACGAAGGTTTCATGGGTACTCGAATCGGTCCAGTCAGCTGTCTCAACTTCCATCCATACAGAGTGGTACTGGCAGCAGGCTGCATGGACAGTTCCGTATCCGTTTACGCTTCTGAGCCGCGCAGATGA